The following proteins are encoded in a genomic region of bacterium HR17:
- the aqpZ2_1 gene encoding Aquaporin Z 2: MLVRKLVAEFVGTFALLFIGCGAVIADGITNGKVTPVGISLAFGLTVMAMIYATGHISAAHFNPAVTIGFAVAGRFPWRYVPHYLAAEFAGALFASLLHWALVSGHAFNVNFGATVVGEGLSVGQAFVVEVILTFFLMFVIMAVATDKRVPSAASGLAIGMTVTLCALAGGALTGASMNPARSLAPAVFAAMATKTPLQQLWLYLTAPVIGAAIAARVYECLRPEEFARKGAPEDLMEYAVGISQSV; encoded by the coding sequence ATGTTGGTGCGCAAACTGGTGGCGGAGTTCGTGGGCACTTTCGCTTTGCTGTTCATTGGATGCGGCGCCGTCATCGCTGACGGCATCACGAACGGCAAGGTGACACCGGTCGGCATCTCTCTGGCGTTCGGGTTGACTGTCATGGCGATGATTTACGCAACGGGACACATCTCGGCAGCGCATTTCAACCCAGCAGTCACTATCGGTTTCGCTGTCGCCGGGCGGTTCCCGTGGCGCTATGTCCCGCACTACCTTGCCGCTGAGTTTGCGGGAGCCCTCTTTGCCAGTCTCTTGCACTGGGCTTTGGTTTCAGGGCACGCGTTCAATGTCAACTTCGGCGCCACTGTGGTGGGCGAGGGTTTGTCTGTCGGACAAGCCTTCGTCGTTGAAGTGATCTTGACCTTTTTCCTGATGTTCGTCATCATGGCAGTAGCGACAGACAAAAGAGTGCCGTCAGCAGCGTCAGGGTTAGCGATCGGTATGACGGTGACCTTGTGTGCGCTTGCAGGTGGGGCATTGACAGGAGCATCTATGAACCCAGCGCGTTCGCTGGCGCCAGCGGTGTTTGCAGCGATGGCGACGAAAACGCCTTTGCAGCAACTGTGGCTCTACTTGACAGCGCCTGTCATTGGCGCCGCTATCGCAGCGCGGGTTTATGAGTGCCTGCGACCCGAAGAGTTCGCCCGCAAAGGGGCGCCTGAAGACCTGATGGAATACGCCGTCGGCATAAGCCAGTCCGTGTAA
- the prmA_1 gene encoding Ribosomal protein L11 methyltransferase → MVAWLEIAVTTAATDAEVVTGLLLNCGCTGTAQTFASDGTVQVVGYLPATEGVTEQLIGFSEQLDYAVAHGWLQRSPQVTTRLLDADAWEVPLRQVLPPLPIGDRFLVTLTDEPADNLQGRIVVRLRSLGGFGTGHHPTTRMCVEWLERLPIAGKRVLDIGTGSGILAIAAALLGAAEVIATDIDDAALDAASDNAQRNGVEGRIHFVKSDLLRRVEGQFDAVLSNLLAPQIKDLAWQLQSRRALASEGVWIGSGISAESWDEVRAVLTKLGYRIHAERCVDGWVAFQATL, encoded by the coding sequence ATGGTAGCATGGTTGGAAATTGCAGTAACCACTGCCGCAACTGATGCGGAAGTCGTGACTGGGTTGCTGCTCAATTGCGGGTGCACGGGAACGGCGCAAACTTTTGCCTCTGACGGGACGGTTCAAGTTGTCGGCTACCTTCCGGCGACGGAGGGTGTGACCGAGCAATTGATCGGGTTTTCGGAGCAATTGGATTACGCCGTTGCGCACGGTTGGTTGCAACGGTCGCCGCAAGTGACGACCCGTCTGTTGGACGCAGACGCATGGGAAGTCCCGCTGCGGCAAGTGCTCCCGCCTTTACCCATCGGCGACCGCTTTTTAGTCACGCTGACGGATGAGCCAGCGGATAACCTGCAAGGGCGCATCGTCGTGCGGTTGCGCAGTTTGGGCGGGTTCGGGACAGGGCATCACCCGACGACCCGCATGTGTGTGGAGTGGTTGGAGCGATTGCCCATCGCTGGCAAACGCGTGTTGGACATCGGGACGGGTTCTGGCATCCTCGCCATCGCGGCAGCGCTCCTGGGAGCGGCAGAAGTCATCGCGACAGACATTGATGACGCCGCATTGGATGCCGCCAGTGACAACGCGCAACGCAACGGTGTGGAAGGGCGCATCCATTTCGTCAAAAGCGATTTGCTGCGGCGCGTTGAGGGGCAATTTGATGCGGTTTTGTCCAACCTGCTGGCGCCGCAAATCAAAGACTTGGCGTGGCAGTTGCAATCGCGGCGTGCTTTGGCATCTGAGGGCGTTTGGATCGGTTCGGGCATCAGCGCTGAAAGTTGGGACGAGGTGCGGGCGGTGCTGACAAAATTGGGCTATCGCATCCACGCCGAACGCTGCGTGGACGGGTGGGTCGCCTTTCAAGCGACGCTGTGA
- a CDS encoding Phosphorylated carbohydrates phosphatase: MQPRAALFDLDGVLIDSSPFHYESWVKLGEEVGFVMTPELFRQTFGQRNDAILRRLTPQATEEQIRQWSERKEALYRQVAQGRLQPLPGAVELARGLKALGFKVAIASSTPHRNIQFALEQLGIADLFDVLVGAEDVTRGKPDPEVFLTAASRLSVPRERCVVFEDAIVGVLAAKRGGMKCIAVTTTNPHTLLADAGADLIVDRLSDLTPEQVAALLDAEPFQLA; encoded by the coding sequence ATGCAGCCGCGAGCGGCACTGTTTGACTTAGACGGCGTGCTCATCGACTCGTCGCCGTTCCACTACGAAAGTTGGGTCAAACTGGGCGAAGAAGTCGGCTTCGTGATGACGCCAGAACTGTTTCGCCAAACCTTTGGGCAACGCAACGACGCCATTTTGCGGCGTTTGACCCCGCAGGCAACAGAGGAGCAGATTCGCCAATGGAGCGAACGCAAAGAAGCCCTGTATCGCCAAGTGGCGCAAGGACGGCTTCAACCGTTGCCAGGTGCGGTGGAACTGGCGCGGGGGTTGAAGGCGTTGGGCTTCAAGGTGGCTATCGCTTCGTCCACGCCGCACCGCAACATCCAATTTGCGTTGGAGCAGTTGGGCATCGCAGACTTGTTTGATGTGCTTGTCGGTGCGGAAGATGTGACAAGGGGCAAACCCGACCCCGAAGTGTTCTTGACGGCGGCGTCCCGTTTAAGCGTCCCACGCGAGCGCTGCGTCGTCTTTGAAGACGCTATCGTTGGCGTCCTCGCCGCCAAACGAGGTGGAATGAAGTGCATCGCCGTGACGACCACCAACCCCCACACCCTCTTAGCCGACGCCGGCGCCGACCTGATCGTGGACCGTCTATCTGACCTCACACCCGAGCAAGTCGCCGCTTTGCTGGACGCTGAACCTTTTCAGTTAGCCTAA
- the hypB gene encoding Hydrogenase isoenzymes nickel incorporation protein HypB encodes MAVQLQKPKDLRTQKPVRVIFTGGFLGAGKTTALGALARRLLQQGLTVGLVTNDQAANLVDTAIVKELGVPVAEVAGGCFCCRFSDLVDATEQVLANNPDVLLGEPVGSCTDLAATVVNPLKLFYGDIFRLAPFSVLVDPQRVRELVLKEIPTRFPEEVAYIFRKQLEEADIIVLNKVDTLSPDEADRMVSALKELQPNKPVLKVSALRGDGVDEWLQMLMSDAPAGSHILRDLDYDTYAKGEAVLGWLNATVRLVGTPQFNARQFAEQLMDELRTAVNARNAEVAHLKFLLTSGTGSLRAHLTKADAAPTFIGELNEVEEATLVLNARVALSPEALGGITIQAILSTAQAVGAEAEVLNVQSFSPPYPRPPYRLSEPIGS; translated from the coding sequence ATGGCAGTGCAGTTGCAAAAGCCCAAAGATTTGCGGACGCAAAAACCCGTGCGGGTCATCTTCACGGGGGGCTTTTTGGGCGCGGGCAAAACGACGGCGCTGGGTGCCCTCGCTCGTCGGTTGCTTCAGCAGGGCTTGACCGTCGGTTTGGTCACCAACGACCAAGCCGCCAATTTGGTGGACACAGCGATTGTCAAGGAGTTGGGCGTCCCTGTGGCTGAAGTGGCAGGCGGTTGTTTCTGCTGTCGCTTCAGCGACCTTGTGGATGCGACAGAGCAGGTGCTGGCGAATAACCCCGATGTCTTGCTGGGCGAACCCGTCGGCAGTTGCACCGATTTGGCAGCGACTGTTGTCAACCCTCTCAAACTCTTTTACGGCGACATCTTCCGTCTCGCTCCTTTTTCGGTGCTCGTTGACCCACAACGGGTGCGGGAGTTGGTGCTGAAAGAGATACCAACTCGTTTCCCTGAAGAGGTCGCTTATATTTTCCGCAAACAACTGGAGGAAGCCGACATCATCGTCCTCAACAAAGTGGACACACTATCGCCGGACGAAGCCGACCGAATGGTCTCAGCCCTCAAGGAACTGCAGCCCAACAAGCCCGTTTTGAAAGTGTCAGCGTTGCGCGGCGACGGCGTGGACGAATGGTTGCAAATGTTGATGAGCGATGCGCCCGCCGGCTCACATATCCTGCGCGACCTTGACTACGACACTTACGCCAAAGGAGAAGCAGTGCTGGGATGGCTCAACGCAACTGTTCGGCTCGTCGGAACACCTCAGTTCAACGCCCGCCAATTCGCTGAGCAATTGATGGACGAATTGCGCACAGCCGTTAATGCCCGCAATGCTGAAGTGGCGCACCTTAAGTTCCTGTTAACCAGTGGCACAGGATCATTGCGAGCACACTTGACAAAAGCCGATGCAGCGCCGACCTTCATCGGCGAGTTGAATGAGGTTGAAGAAGCGACCTTAGTGCTCAACGCCCGCGTGGCTCTTTCACCTGAAGCGTTAGGTGGGATCACCATTCAAGCGATTCTGAGCACCGCTCAAGCGGTTGGCGCCGAAGCCGAGGTGTTGAATGTGCAATCTTTCAGCCCACCCTATCCACGCCCGCCTTATCGGTTGAGTGAACCTATCGGTAGTTGA
- a CDS encoding Putative binding protein, whose product MRRLVWSAIIWALSGAALLMAQGGQRPTKELHVFAGAANLPPLTEAARLYEKRYGVKVRLTFGGSGVVLSQMKLARKGDVYVPGSDDYMEKAIKDRIIDPKSVRVISWLVPVINVPKGNPKGIKSLHDLAKPNIRLAIATPGSVCLGDVAVEILRKAGLWDKVKPNIVMQAKDCADLAAQIKLGTVDAIIGWDVFAYWYPDTPMDNIPIPSDVLRVRHIPAGVTVFARDKKEAQRFVNFLASKDGKRCYAQCGYCVNPPALASGKNKGDAK is encoded by the coding sequence GTGCGTCGGCTGGTTTGGTCGGCTATTATTTGGGCACTGAGCGGTGCGGCACTGCTGATGGCGCAGGGGGGGCAGCGTCCAACCAAGGAGTTACATGTGTTTGCGGGGGCGGCGAATTTGCCGCCGCTGACGGAAGCGGCGCGCCTTTACGAGAAGCGCTATGGCGTTAAAGTGCGGCTGACTTTCGGTGGTTCGGGGGTCGTCTTGTCGCAAATGAAACTCGCCCGCAAGGGCGATGTCTATGTGCCTGGCAGCGACGACTATATGGAGAAAGCCATCAAAGACCGTATCATTGACCCCAAATCGGTGCGCGTGATCAGTTGGCTCGTGCCTGTCATTAATGTGCCCAAGGGTAACCCCAAAGGTATCAAGTCGCTGCACGACCTCGCTAAACCCAACATCCGCCTTGCCATCGCTACGCCTGGTTCCGTCTGCTTGGGCGATGTAGCCGTGGAGATTCTGCGCAAAGCGGGCTTGTGGGACAAAGTGAAGCCCAACATTGTCATGCAAGCGAAAGACTGTGCCGATTTGGCTGCTCAGATAAAACTCGGCACCGTTGACGCCATCATCGGTTGGGATGTTTTCGCCTACTGGTATCCCGATACGCCGATGGACAACATCCCTATTCCGTCGGATGTGCTGCGGGTGCGCCACATCCCGGCAGGCGTGACGGTCTTCGCCCGCGACAAAAAAGAGGCACAACGCTTTGTCAATTTCCTGGCGTCCAAAGACGGCAAACGCTGTTACGCCCAATGCGGCTACTGCGTCAACCCGCCGGCGCTGGCAAGCGGGAAAAACAAGGGGGATGCAAAGTGA
- the gno gene encoding Gluconate 5-dehydrogenase: MGQLDGKVALVIGGTARDGFNAIGAAMAHFLADEGAVVLPTSRSREKVEATVNAIAQRHPYPHPVDLNKLAFDARDESALMTCCDWIESEFGPIDILVNAQGVLARYNAEDIPPEVWEDILTVNLLSVARACQIVGKRMIARGRGHIINVASETSLRAIPYVAAYGTSKGGVRALTAQLACEWARYGLCVNALAPGLIPTDLNRTVLEREPERLRRFLQATPANRIGVYEDLRAATIFLATCTNYVNGITLPVDGGMSVVLFAAY; this comes from the coding sequence ATGGGGCAATTGGACGGCAAAGTGGCGTTGGTCATCGGCGGGACGGCTCGGGACGGGTTCAACGCTATCGGCGCGGCGATGGCGCATTTCCTCGCGGACGAAGGAGCCGTCGTTTTGCCGACTTCCCGCAGCCGCGAAAAAGTGGAAGCGACCGTCAACGCCATCGCACAAAGGCATCCCTACCCTCACCCCGTTGACTTGAACAAATTGGCGTTTGATGCCCGCGACGAATCGGCGTTGATGACCTGCTGCGATTGGATTGAATCGGAGTTCGGTCCGATTGATATCCTCGTCAACGCGCAAGGCGTCCTCGCCCGCTACAACGCCGAGGACATCCCACCAGAAGTGTGGGAGGACATCTTAACGGTCAACTTGTTGAGCGTGGCGCGGGCGTGCCAAATCGTCGGCAAGCGCATGATCGCGCGAGGGCGCGGGCATATTATCAATGTCGCCAGCGAGACGAGTTTGCGCGCCATTCCGTATGTGGCTGCTTACGGGACAAGTAAAGGCGGCGTGCGGGCGTTGACGGCGCAACTGGCGTGTGAGTGGGCGCGCTACGGGTTGTGTGTCAATGCCCTCGCACCCGGGCTGATCCCGACAGATTTGAACCGCACTGTGCTGGAGCGCGAGCCCGAACGGTTGCGCCGATTTCTCCAAGCGACGCCTGCCAACCGTATCGGTGTTTACGAAGACCTGCGAGCGGCGACGATTTTCTTGGCGACCTGCACCAACTATGTCAACGGCATTACCCTACCCGTTGACGGTGGCATGAGCGTTGTCTTGTTCGCTGCTTATTGA
- the araC_1 gene encoding Arabinose operon regulatory protein, with translation MQRAGAPLLTTLANLLRGRVLPWVRHGSVPIVPCLPQGVAGTIPRGVTVRETAPPSESPKVLRRGWAASHLWVNDHLCAYRFAHLAVVLEGVAEVRIGQVVICAPHGTWLFVSPSVPIDDDIAHAHWTKMAAASSILWLLLAPFVVRVHVCFTEGYHHWGTPGQFLWLPEAIFVADLLQTELTQRGEGADEVVAACLTVLLWRLLRATEGVAFPTPVALQPLPSGSLAHRVQQILLHNLQQAYSPKKIAQALGISPSYLRHRFKAETGRSLRAYTNEVRLQLARLLLQRTDLPIAVVAQLLGFGSPFHFTRWFRRNCDVPPSTLRRPPILGRP, from the coding sequence ATGCAAAGGGCTGGGGCGCCGTTGCTCACGACGCTTGCCAATCTGTTGCGCGGGCGCGTGTTGCCTTGGGTGCGGCACGGTAGTGTCCCAATAGTGCCGTGCCTTCCGCAAGGCGTGGCGGGCACAATCCCTCGCGGTGTGACGGTGCGGGAAACTGCCCCTCCGTCTGAATCCCCGAAAGTGCTCCGCCGAGGTTGGGCAGCTTCGCATCTGTGGGTCAACGATCACCTGTGTGCCTATCGGTTTGCTCATTTGGCTGTCGTTTTGGAAGGGGTCGCGGAAGTGCGCATCGGTCAGGTTGTCATCTGCGCCCCGCACGGCACTTGGCTGTTCGTCTCCCCCTCCGTGCCAATTGACGACGACATCGCCCACGCCCACTGGACTAAGATGGCGGCTGCTTCGTCAATACTTTGGCTGTTATTAGCCCCTTTCGTCGTGAGGGTGCATGTGTGTTTCACCGAAGGCTATCACCATTGGGGAACGCCGGGGCAATTTCTGTGGTTGCCTGAAGCGATCTTTGTGGCTGACTTGCTTCAAACCGAGTTAACCCAGCGAGGGGAAGGGGCGGACGAGGTCGTGGCAGCATGTCTAACTGTCCTGCTTTGGCGGCTGCTTCGGGCGACAGAAGGTGTCGCCTTCCCCACGCCGGTCGCGCTGCAGCCTTTACCTTCAGGGTCGTTAGCCCACCGTGTGCAGCAAATACTCTTGCACAACTTGCAGCAGGCTTACTCCCCGAAAAAGATCGCGCAAGCCTTAGGCATAAGCCCGTCTTATCTACGCCACCGATTTAAGGCAGAGACCGGACGAAGCCTGCGGGCGTACACCAACGAGGTGCGCCTCCAGTTAGCCCGGTTGTTGCTGCAGCGCACCGATTTGCCCATCGCCGTCGTCGCCCAGTTGCTGGGGTTTGGCAGCCCATTTCACTTCACCCGCTGGTTCCGTCGCAACTGCGATGTGCCTCCGTCCACATTGCGCCGTCCGCCGATATTGGGGAGACCGTGA
- the glmS_1 gene encoding Glutamine--fructose-6-phosphate aminotransferase [isomerizing]: MCGIFGYVGERDVVEVLVAGLKRLQYRGYDSCGIAVLDGNDLAVVKEAGRIERLEQLLSRYTFQAKVGIAHTRWATHGTPTTVNAHPHTDCHGTLSLVHNGVIENFLPLREALLRRGHILRSETDTEVIAHLIEEELSRSDGQNKPVAFLHAVCRAVRQLRGSYAIACLWEAAPGVIVAARHGSPLLIGIGHNEACVGSDLNAVLPITKRVVLLNDGEVACITQTQVRLFDLDGNERPLRVQRMDWEIAEEDRAGYPTFMLKEIHEQPDRLRRIIAARCDGVAQPPAFEELTMSPSQLVAFRRIVVQAAGTSWHAGLYGKYLFERYLRIPTDAEIASEFRYREPVLEQDTLVIAISQSGETADTLAGIRQARSRFVPVLSLCNVPGSTMTRESDAVIYLHAGPEIGVASTKAYTAQLAHLFLLTLYMGRLRWLLTDDDIADLLAEFRQLPAKMERILNERDETVRECARTFLNARYFLYLARGVNYPTALEGALKLKEVSYIHASGYPAGEFKHGPIALVDKDTPVVCIAPVDSVYEKTLANIEEVKARGGRLIVVTTEGNGDFDDMAEFVFTVPSTHECLTPLLTVVPLQLLAHHVAAMKGLDVDKPRNLAKSVTVE; this comes from the coding sequence ATGTGCGGGATTTTCGGCTATGTCGGTGAACGCGATGTCGTGGAAGTGTTGGTCGCTGGGTTGAAGCGGTTGCAGTATCGCGGCTACGACTCGTGCGGTATCGCCGTCTTGGACGGCAACGATTTGGCGGTCGTCAAGGAAGCCGGACGCATTGAGCGGTTGGAGCAACTGTTGAGCCGCTACACCTTTCAAGCCAAAGTCGGCATCGCCCATACCCGTTGGGCGACGCACGGCACGCCGACCACCGTCAACGCCCATCCCCACACCGATTGTCACGGCACCTTGAGCCTTGTCCACAACGGTGTCATTGAGAACTTCCTGCCGCTGCGGGAAGCCCTTTTGCGGCGGGGACATATTTTGCGCTCGGAGACCGACACGGAAGTGATCGCCCACCTGATTGAAGAGGAGTTGAGCCGCAGCGACGGACAAAACAAGCCGGTGGCGTTTTTGCACGCCGTTTGCCGCGCCGTGCGGCAACTGCGGGGCAGTTACGCCATTGCGTGCTTATGGGAGGCAGCGCCCGGCGTTATCGTCGCGGCACGACACGGGTCGCCTTTGCTCATCGGCATCGGGCACAACGAAGCCTGCGTCGGTTCTGACCTGAACGCTGTTTTGCCCATCACCAAACGGGTCGTGTTGTTGAACGACGGCGAAGTCGCGTGCATCACGCAAACGCAGGTGCGCCTGTTTGACCTTGACGGCAACGAACGCCCCTTGCGGGTGCAACGGATGGATTGGGAAATCGCCGAAGAAGACCGCGCCGGCTATCCGACCTTCATGCTCAAGGAAATCCACGAACAGCCCGACCGCTTGCGGCGCATCATCGCCGCACGGTGCGACGGTGTGGCGCAACCGCCTGCCTTTGAGGAACTGACGATGTCCCCGTCGCAATTGGTCGCTTTTCGGCGCATCGTCGTGCAAGCGGCGGGCACCTCGTGGCACGCGGGGCTTTACGGTAAATACCTGTTTGAACGCTATTTACGCATCCCGACCGACGCCGAAATCGCCTCAGAGTTTCGCTACCGCGAACCTGTTTTGGAGCAAGACACACTCGTCATCGCCATCAGCCAGTCGGGTGAAACCGCCGACACTTTGGCGGGCATTCGCCAAGCCCGCAGCCGCTTCGTGCCCGTGTTGAGCCTCTGCAATGTGCCGGGGTCGACGATGACCCGCGAAAGCGACGCCGTGATTTACCTGCACGCAGGTCCCGAGATCGGCGTGGCGTCCACAAAGGCTTACACGGCACAATTAGCCCACCTGTTCTTGCTCACGCTTTACATGGGGCGGTTGCGGTGGTTGTTGACGGACGACGACATCGCCGATTTGTTGGCGGAGTTTCGGCAATTGCCCGCAAAGATGGAGCGCATCTTGAACGAACGAGACGAGACGGTGCGCGAGTGTGCCCGCACCTTTTTGAACGCCCGCTACTTTTTGTATCTGGCGCGGGGCGTCAACTACCCGACGGCGTTGGAAGGTGCCCTCAAACTCAAGGAAGTCAGTTACATCCACGCTTCAGGTTACCCTGCAGGCGAATTTAAGCACGGTCCGATCGCGCTAGTGGACAAGGACACGCCTGTCGTTTGCATCGCGCCCGTTGACAGCGTTTACGAGAAAACGCTGGCGAACATTGAGGAAGTGAAGGCGCGCGGGGGGCGGTTAATTGTCGTGACGACGGAAGGCAACGGCGATTTTGACGACATGGCGGAGTTCGTTTTCACCGTTCCATCAACCCACGAGTGCTTGACGCCCTTACTGACGGTCGTGCCGTTGCAACTGCTGGCGCACCATGTCGCCGCCATGAAAGGCTTGGATGTGGACAAACCCCGCAACCTAGCGAAAAGCGTGACGGTGGAGTAA